A part of Arachis hypogaea cultivar Tifrunner chromosome 12, arahy.Tifrunner.gnm2.J5K5, whole genome shotgun sequence genomic DNA contains:
- the LOC112728001 gene encoding trihelix transcription factor GT-3b, translating to MEGHQHHHQQPQQHLLQQILLPHHQQQQHNMIINVDGGGGISDRFPQWSIQETKEFLMIRAELDQTFMETKRNKQLWEVISNNMKEKGYHRSAEQCKCKWKNLVTRYKGCETMEPEALRQQFPFYNEIQAIFTSRSMQRMLWGEGEGTSKKNKTMQLSSEEEEEEEENNEESEEHQKGIRMRRKKKKAKISSGGNNKNSDFLNNLKEILEEFMRQQMQMEAQWMEAFESREKERRMKEMEWRQTMEALENERIMMDQRWREREEQRRVREEVRAQNRDELITTLLHKLQQQSEDDF from the exons atggagggtcatcaacatcatcatcaacaaccacaacaacatcTTCTTCAACAAATTCTTCTACcccatcatcaacaacaacaacataataTGATAATAAACGTGGATGGTGGTGGAGGAATTAGTGACAGGTTTCCACAGTGGAGCATACAGGAGACTAAAGAGTTTCTAATGATCCGTGCGGAGCTTGATCAAACTTTCATGGAGACAAAGAGGAACAAGCAATTGTGGGAAGTCATATCCAATAATATGAAGGAAAAGGGTTACCATAGAAGTGCAGAACAGTGCAAGTGCAAATGGAAAAACCTTGTTACCCGCTATAAG GGATGTGAAACAATGGAACCAGAAGCATTGAGACAACAATTCCCATTCTACAATGAAATTCAAGCAATTTTCACATCAAGAAGCATGCAAAGAATGCTTTGGGGTGAAGGTGAAGGAACTTCAAAGAAGAACAAAACCATGCAACTCTCatccgaagaagaagaagaagaagaagaaaacaatgaaGAGAGTGAGGAACATCAAAAGGGTATTAgaatgagaagaaaaaagaagaaagcaaagataaGTAGTGGTGGCAACAATAAGAATAGTGATTTTCTGAATAATTTGAAGGAGATTCTTGAGGAGTTCATGAGGCAACAGATGCAAATGGAGGCGCAATGGATGGAGGCGTTCGAGTCGAGGGAGAAGGAGAGGAGGATGAAGGAGATGGAGTGGAGGCAAACAATGGAGGCTTTGGAGAATGAGAGGATAATGATGGATCAAAGATGGAGAGAGAGGGAAGAACAAAGGAGGGTTAGGGAAGAAGTTAGGGCTCAAAATAGAGATGAACTAATCACAACCCTCTTACACAAACTACAACAACAAAGTGAAGATGATTTTTAG